One Erythrobacter aureus DNA segment encodes these proteins:
- a CDS encoding transglycosylase domain-containing protein produces the protein MGVFDSFRRKPEPQAEFSPHRGYYATHDGLDYEDWDNRLDRLDDALAAEEKKRLRFWQRDYWRGRRKRWWAGRILAGLIGLFIALVAWLAITAPLSKSLEPIAAPQITLLAADGTPIARNGAITDEPVEVAKLPPHVVEAFLATEDRRFYSHWGVDPRGIARAAWTGTGGGSTITQQLAKFTFLTPERTLTRKAREALIAFWLESWLTKDEILSRYLSNAYFGDNVYGLRAASLHYFYRKPENLRPNQAAMLAGLLQAPSAYAPTKHYDRAEKRMRIVIQSMVDAGYITEAEARAMKPPALDVRTRNDLPTGTYFADWALPEAREFTEQGYARQTLTTTLDSRLQNIARQVTQRAPLGEAQVALVAMRRNGEVVAMIGGKDYAKSPFNRATQAKRQPGSTFKLFVYLAALRAGWSPEDRIANTEITEGSYRPKNARERYSENLTLEEAFAQSSNVAAVRLLGEVGSEKVIATARDLGVTSPLAQGDPSLALGTSTMSLLELTAAYAAVAANEYPVEPHAFARPERGFFENLWDGPSSLSSSTHSEMERMLRSAINDGTGRAAMLRGPNYGKTGTTQDNRDALFVGYAGDLVVGVWIGNDDNSPLAGGISGGGLPARIWRDFMNRAMNVKAAPSQPAPREQDDPGGPIEPLDVPEIDDIPIGDGNSRLRIREGEAIFSTEIDGIPVDITFGEGGVAIDEEAIEEARRRADERRYDVIRDRRDERLREMEQDAGN, from the coding sequence ATGGGCGTTTTCGATTCCTTCCGGCGCAAGCCCGAACCGCAGGCGGAGTTCTCTCCGCATCGCGGCTATTACGCCACGCATGACGGGCTCGATTACGAGGATTGGGACAATCGGCTGGACCGTCTCGACGATGCGCTGGCAGCCGAAGAGAAGAAGCGCCTGCGCTTCTGGCAGCGCGACTACTGGCGAGGCCGCCGCAAGCGCTGGTGGGCGGGGCGCATTCTTGCCGGGCTGATCGGCCTGTTCATTGCGCTGGTGGCGTGGCTGGCGATCACCGCGCCGCTGTCCAAGTCGCTCGAACCGATCGCAGCGCCGCAGATCACGCTTCTGGCGGCCGATGGCACGCCGATCGCGCGCAATGGCGCGATTACCGACGAGCCGGTCGAGGTGGCGAAGCTGCCGCCGCATGTCGTCGAGGCATTTCTCGCGACCGAGGACCGCCGCTTCTATTCGCATTGGGGCGTCGACCCGCGCGGGATCGCGCGCGCCGCCTGGACGGGCACCGGCGGCGGCAGCACGATTACCCAGCAGCTCGCCAAGTTCACCTTCCTGACCCCCGAACGCACGCTGACCCGCAAGGCGCGCGAGGCGCTGATCGCCTTCTGGCTGGAAAGCTGGCTGACCAAGGACGAAATCCTCAGCCGCTACCTCTCAAACGCCTATTTCGGTGACAATGTGTACGGCCTGCGCGCGGCGAGCCTGCATTATTTCTATCGCAAGCCCGAAAATCTCAGGCCGAATCAGGCTGCGATGCTTGCCGGCTTGCTCCAGGCGCCCAGCGCCTATGCGCCAACCAAGCATTACGACCGTGCCGAGAAGCGCATGCGGATCGTCATCCAGTCGATGGTCGATGCGGGCTATATCACGGAGGCGGAAGCCCGCGCGATGAAGCCTCCCGCGCTCGATGTGCGCACGCGCAACGATTTGCCCACGGGCACCTATTTCGCCGACTGGGCGCTGCCCGAGGCACGTGAGTTCACCGAGCAGGGCTATGCCCGGCAGACGCTGACGACCACGCTCGACAGCCGGTTGCAGAACATCGCCCGGCAAGTGACGCAGCGCGCACCGCTGGGCGAGGCACAAGTCGCGCTCGTCGCGATGCGGCGGAACGGCGAGGTCGTCGCCATGATCGGCGGCAAGGACTATGCGAAATCGCCGTTCAACCGGGCGACGCAGGCCAAACGCCAGCCCGGATCGACCTTCAAGCTGTTCGTCTATCTGGCCGCGCTGCGTGCCGGGTGGAGCCCCGAAGACAGAATTGCCAATACCGAGATCACCGAGGGAAGCTATCGCCCCAAAAATGCGCGCGAACGCTATTCGGAAAACCTGACGCTGGAAGAGGCCTTCGCACAGTCGAGCAATGTCGCCGCAGTCCGCCTGCTGGGCGAGGTGGGCAGCGAAAAAGTCATCGCGACCGCTCGTGATCTCGGGGTCACGTCACCTCTCGCCCAGGGCGATCCGAGCCTCGCTTTGGGAACTTCGACCATGTCGCTGCTCGAATTGACCGCAGCCTATGCTGCGGTGGCGGCAAACGAATATCCCGTCGAACCACACGCTTTCGCCCGTCCCGAGCGCGGCTTCTTCGAGAATTTGTGGGACGGCCCGTCGAGCCTGTCGTCCTCCACCCATTCGGAGATGGAGCGGATGCTGCGCTCGGCGATCAACGATGGCACGGGGCGCGCTGCGATGTTGCGCGGGCCGAATTATGGCAAGACCGGGACCACGCAGGACAATCGCGATGCGCTGTTCGTCGGCTATGCCGGTGATCTCGTGGTCGGCGTATGGATCGGCAATGACGACAATTCGCCGCTCGCCGGGGGGATCAGCGGCGGGGGATTGCCGGCGCGGATCTGGCGCGATTTCATGAACCGCGCGATGAATGTGAAAGCGGCACCGAGCCAGCCTGCGCCCCGCGAACAGGACGACCCGGGCGGACCGATCGAGCCGCTCGACGTCCCCGAAATCGACGATATTCCGATCGGCGATGGCAATTCACGCCTGCGCATCCGCGAGGGCGAAGCGATCTTTTCGACGGAAATCGACGGGATTCCGGTCGATATTACCTTCGGTGAAGGCGGCGTGGCGATCGACGAAGAAGCTATCGAAGAAGCGCGCAGGCGAGCCGATGAGCGCCGTTACGATGTCATCCGCGACCGGCGCGACGAAAGGTTGCGCGAAATGGAACAGGACGCCGGTAATTAA
- a CDS encoding PaaI family thioesterase, whose product MAQEIEALTPYARSLGITVESWEDGIPILSVPFEETVEGRPEHYHGGATGGLLETAGYAALRAELGRQSRAAMLKPINITVQYLAAGKSRTSYALGRVTKLGRRSANITVEAWQDDRTRPVATAVMNVLVASPEG is encoded by the coding sequence ATGGCTCAAGAAATCGAAGCGCTCACACCCTATGCCCGTTCGCTCGGCATTACTGTCGAAAGCTGGGAGGACGGTATCCCGATCCTCTCGGTTCCGTTCGAAGAAACCGTGGAAGGCCGTCCCGAGCATTATCACGGAGGGGCCACCGGGGGGCTTCTGGAAACGGCGGGCTACGCCGCATTGCGCGCGGAACTTGGCCGCCAGAGCCGGGCGGCGATGCTCAAGCCGATCAACATCACGGTGCAGTATCTCGCGGCCGGCAAAAGCCGCACCAGCTATGCGCTGGGCCGCGTGACCAAACTGGGGCGGCGCAGTGCCAATATCACTGTCGAAGCATGGCAGGACGATCGCACTCGCCCGGTGGCGACAGCCGTGATGAACGTTCTGGTGGCCAGCCCGGAAGGTTAA
- a CDS encoding PaaI family thioesterase has protein sequence MSEKARKFDPSKATSFLTGRGHAGWLGLQYSDHGDDWVELQLPWREDLLGEEGQRVLASGPILSLMDMASGMAIWRAMDDFTAIATLDLRVDYVRPACEGASVFGRSQCYRLTRSAAFVRGLAHDGDAEDPVAHIQAVFMKIAAAPRL, from the coding sequence ATGAGCGAGAAAGCGCGAAAATTCGATCCATCGAAGGCCACCTCCTTCCTTACGGGTCGGGGACATGCGGGCTGGCTCGGGCTGCAATATTCCGACCACGGCGACGATTGGGTCGAGCTGCAACTGCCCTGGCGCGAGGACCTGCTCGGCGAAGAGGGGCAGCGGGTATTGGCTTCCGGCCCCATTCTCAGCCTGATGGACATGGCCAGCGGCATGGCGATCTGGCGCGCGATGGACGATTTCACCGCCATCGCCACGCTCGATCTGCGCGTCGATTACGTGCGCCCTGCCTGCGAAGGGGCCAGCGTGTTCGGGCGTTCGCAATGCTATCGCCTGACACGCAGCGCCGCCTTCGTCCGGGGCCTTGCCCATGATGGCGATGCGGAGGATCCAGTGGCTCATATCCAGGCGGTGTTCATGAAAATCGCCGCCGCCCCGAGGCTCTGA
- a CDS encoding transposase, translating into MPRVIANTQSAAASLEETVDAIAEGFDPRDDASTDAAAAALERLANNRTFLGDLMIEQLRERHRDTFEDSAYGPQAIVLSPLVGDCFLRANIWPSESETCFRTSGAKSFVYGVPHDHNFDFLTAGYFGPGYRSDYFEIVYEDIAGYCGERAELRFVERSALAQGRLLHYRAHRDVHSQLPPESTSVSLNIMRVDAGQEWFDQYGFDLDRGAVMCRLNPSANETFLRCAVALESVEALDLAEQFGRDHPSGRMRLACFEARAGLLHSDAERDDLWRDAELAGDLMLAREAQLRRAMLHL; encoded by the coding sequence ATGCCGCGCGTGATCGCCAATACCCAGTCGGCTGCCGCAAGCCTCGAGGAAACCGTCGACGCGATTGCCGAGGGCTTCGATCCCCGGGATGATGCCAGCACCGACGCAGCCGCCGCCGCGCTGGAACGTCTGGCCAATAACCGAACCTTCCTTGGCGATCTGATGATCGAGCAATTGCGCGAGCGGCACCGCGATACCTTCGAAGACAGCGCTTACGGCCCGCAGGCGATTGTGCTGTCACCGCTGGTCGGAGACTGCTTCCTGCGTGCCAACATCTGGCCGAGCGAGAGCGAAACCTGTTTTCGGACCAGCGGCGCGAAGAGCTTCGTCTACGGTGTCCCGCACGATCACAATTTCGATTTCCTCACCGCAGGCTATTTCGGCCCCGGCTATCGCAGCGATTATTTCGAAATCGTCTATGAGGACATTGCCGGATATTGCGGCGAGAGGGCGGAACTGCGATTTGTGGAACGCAGCGCGCTGGCACAGGGCAGGCTGCTGCATTATCGCGCGCATAGGGATGTGCATTCCCAGTTGCCGCCCGAATCGACTTCGGTTTCGCTCAACATCATGCGTGTGGATGCAGGGCAGGAGTGGTTCGACCAGTACGGCTTCGATCTCGATCGGGGTGCGGTCATGTGCCGACTCAATCCCTCCGCAAACGAGACATTCCTGCGCTGCGCGGTTGCGCTCGAAAGCGTCGAGGCTCTGGACCTTGCGGAGCAGTTCGGTCGCGACCATCCTAGCGGGCGCATGCGGCTGGCATGCTTCGAGGCGCGGGCCGGCCTCCTGCACAGCGATGCCGAGCGTGACGATCTGTGGCGCGACGCCGAACTGGCAGGAGATTTGATGCTGGCGCGTGAGGCTCAACTCCGCCGCGCCATGCTTCACCTATGA
- the ruvX gene encoding Holliday junction resolvase RuvX has product MDESTGIVTDNALTYGDALPEGGALLALDLGTKTIGVATCDAGWRYATAGKTVPRSKFTKDIGVLRAIVDERSIKGIVIGLPRNMDGSEGPRAQASRAYAKNLAKALLLPVLLWDERWSTSSAEAAMLGQDMSRAKRAEKIDSHAAAIILQGAIDTLAGGGF; this is encoded by the coding sequence ATGGACGAGAGCACGGGCATCGTAACCGATAACGCGCTGACCTATGGTGATGCGTTGCCCGAAGGCGGCGCTTTGCTCGCGCTTGATCTCGGCACCAAAACCATCGGAGTCGCCACATGCGATGCCGGATGGCGCTATGCCACTGCGGGAAAAACCGTGCCGCGCAGTAAGTTCACCAAAGATATCGGTGTCTTGCGCGCGATCGTTGACGAACGATCGATCAAGGGCATCGTCATCGGCCTTCCGCGTAACATGGATGGCAGCGAAGGCCCGCGCGCGCAGGCAAGCCGCGCCTATGCCAAAAACCTCGCCAAGGCGCTTTTGTTGCCGGTGCTGCTATGGGACGAACGCTGGTCTACTTCCAGCGCCGAAGCAGCCATGCTCGGCCAGGATATGAGCCGCGCCAAGCGCGCGGAGAAGATCGACAGCCATGCGGCGGCAATCATTCTCCAGGGTGCAATAGACACGCTGGCTGGCGGTGGGTTCTAA
- a CDS encoding DUF3089 domain-containing protein yields the protein MARKFLYFFAFCIVLVIVGGIALSIWSREATEIAFVPRGEFVEQEPLAANAYRDPGMWYSRPGIGTSDPARYQPAIAESAPDPAEREASPDTPAAERSLDAPDPLATTGSRSGEAADSDALPRFVVFFVPPTSYTKGALGDWNAALNDADTDRLAAVFLRGLASPFNRAEELWAPKYRQAAVGAFLTDKADATKAIDAAYADVAQAFEYFLTSVGPDKPIVLAGHSQGSTHVLRLLREKVAGTPLEDRIAAVYAPGWPISVEHDLPALPLPACAAPNQSACLIAYASFADDGDAGQLLRRYSAVPGLDGKPRGMDDPIVCVNPLTGTAGGSAVASRNLGTLVPSSNLATAELVAGAVPARCDDRGLLRIGDPPELGEGVLPGGNYHVYDIPLFWKNIQEDVVARVKAWTRARAS from the coding sequence ATGGCGCGTAAATTCCTGTATTTCTTTGCATTCTGTATCGTTCTGGTCATCGTTGGCGGTATCGCGCTATCGATCTGGTCGCGCGAAGCGACGGAAATCGCCTTCGTCCCTCGCGGCGAATTCGTCGAACAGGAACCGTTGGCGGCCAATGCCTATCGGGACCCGGGCATGTGGTATTCGCGCCCGGGGATCGGCACTAGCGATCCCGCGCGCTACCAGCCGGCCATTGCCGAGAGCGCGCCCGACCCTGCCGAACGCGAAGCCTCGCCCGACACGCCTGCGGCCGAACGTAGCCTGGACGCTCCCGATCCGCTCGCGACCACCGGTTCGCGCAGCGGAGAAGCGGCGGATAGCGATGCGCTGCCCAGGTTCGTGGTCTTCTTCGTACCGCCGACCAGCTATACCAAGGGTGCCCTGGGTGATTGGAACGCCGCCTTAAACGATGCGGACACCGACCGGCTTGCCGCCGTTTTCCTGCGCGGGCTGGCCAGCCCTTTCAACCGTGCGGAAGAACTGTGGGCACCCAAATACCGACAGGCCGCCGTCGGCGCCTTCCTGACCGACAAGGCCGACGCCACCAAGGCCATCGACGCGGCCTATGCCGATGTCGCGCAGGCCTTCGAATATTTCCTGACGAGCGTGGGTCCGGACAAACCGATCGTGCTCGCCGGGCATAGCCAAGGCTCGACCCATGTGCTGCGCTTGCTGCGCGAGAAAGTAGCGGGCACGCCGCTGGAGGACCGGATCGCCGCCGTTTACGCACCGGGGTGGCCGATTTCGGTCGAGCACGATTTGCCCGCCCTCCCCCTGCCGGCCTGCGCCGCGCCCAATCAGTCCGCCTGCCTAATCGCCTATGCCAGCTTTGCCGATGATGGCGATGCGGGTCAGCTTCTGCGCCGCTACAGCGCCGTTCCGGGCCTCGATGGAAAACCGCGGGGGATGGACGATCCCATCGTCTGCGTTAACCCCCTGACAGGCACGGCGGGCGGTTCGGCAGTGGCCTCGCGCAATCTCGGTACGCTCGTCCCCAGCAGCAATCTTGCCACAGCCGAACTGGTTGCCGGTGCGGTACCTGCGCGCTGCGACGATCGGGGCCTGCTGAGGATCGGCGATCCGCCCGAGCTGGGCGAAGGGGTTCTGCCTGGCGGCAACTACCACGTTTACGACATTCCGCTATTCTGGAAGAACATCCAGGAAGACGTCGTCGCGCGAGTGAAGGCATGGACGAGAGCACGGGCATCGTAA
- a CDS encoding AI-2E family transporter yields the protein MAEKTQELQDRDLGTSPSRINDPRIRLEVSRAMVWVAVVGTVALAVWIARPLLVIFGAMVFASMIDGGARLLGRILHIGRSWRVAIVLVGTVGFLLWLGYFAGATISQEAAQLPAIIERQLEELFAWVSSQGIQINQDYLQNYLGSIGSGISTVTRALGGILGGVATIVLILVIGVYVAIDPQLYERGVAWMLPRQQRGRFYKTAERMGQTMRRLMAGRLLGMVVEAVFTYIMLAVVAPLIGIGAVPMAALLAILTGLLAFVPNLGAIVSGVLMVLVGFSGGVEMGVYTIVVYLFVQNFDGYVVIPMIAKKTVDLAPALVLAFQLIMGILFGILGLFLADPLLAMLKVALERRAEQASEEQLREGAENGA from the coding sequence ATGGCGGAAAAGACACAGGAGCTTCAGGACCGGGACCTCGGCACCAGCCCTTCGCGCATCAACGATCCCCGCATCCGACTGGAGGTGTCGCGCGCCATGGTATGGGTCGCGGTGGTTGGCACCGTCGCGCTCGCCGTGTGGATTGCGCGGCCCTTGCTGGTCATTTTCGGGGCCATGGTCTTCGCCTCGATGATCGATGGCGGGGCGCGCTTGCTTGGCCGTATACTTCATATCGGACGAAGCTGGCGGGTAGCGATCGTGCTGGTAGGGACGGTAGGTTTTCTGCTGTGGCTCGGCTATTTCGCGGGTGCCACGATTTCGCAGGAAGCGGCGCAATTGCCGGCCATCATCGAACGGCAGCTCGAAGAACTCTTCGCTTGGGTCAGCAGCCAGGGTATCCAGATCAACCAGGACTATCTGCAGAATTACCTCGGCAGTATCGGCAGCGGCATAAGCACCGTCACCCGCGCATTGGGCGGGATTCTGGGCGGGGTGGCAACCATAGTCCTCATCCTCGTGATCGGGGTTTACGTCGCGATCGACCCGCAGCTATATGAACGCGGGGTCGCCTGGATGCTGCCACGCCAGCAACGCGGCCGCTTCTACAAAACCGCCGAGCGGATGGGCCAGACGATGCGGCGCCTCATGGCCGGCCGACTGCTGGGCATGGTGGTCGAAGCCGTGTTCACATACATCATGCTGGCGGTCGTCGCGCCGCTGATCGGTATCGGAGCCGTGCCCATGGCGGCGCTGTTGGCAATCCTTACCGGTCTCCTTGCCTTCGTCCCCAATCTCGGCGCGATCGTCTCAGGCGTATTGATGGTGCTCGTCGGCTTTTCCGGCGGCGTCGAGATGGGCGTTTACACCATCGTCGTCTATCTCTTCGTCCAGAATTTCGACGGTTACGTGGTGATCCCGATGATCGCCAAGAAGACGGTCGATCTCGCCCCCGCGCTGGTTCTCGCCTTCCAGCTCATCATGGGTATTCTGTTTGGCATTCTCGGCCTGTTCCTGGCCGATCCGCTTCTGGCCATGCTAAAAGTTGCGCTCGAAAGGCGGGCTGAGCAGGCGAGCGAAGAACAGCTAAGAGAAGGTGCCGAAAATGGCGCGTAA
- the lepB gene encoding signal peptidase I yields the protein MGTGLRHNRGHTPVTTGATAVNKKSKKSDEKVDWIAEIRGLALMLLAVFAFHSFIAKPFYIPSESMMPNLLVGDRLVVSKYPYGWNWSSISFHLAPRGDWRVAGSTPEYGDIVIPVHPQRDEDYIKRVVALPGDRIAVSNGQIILNGTPVEQKVEPAIDLPLDANSRCDGFGFDDFRASEDGKRVCRVPVLRETLPNGATYLVIDHQNQALDNFAEITVPEDHVFVMGDNRDHSADSRELDHPRGLLGPIPLENIGGRAEFITFSLDGTTSLNPISWWTSLREGRAWSTLRPAVAERNPGSER from the coding sequence ATGGGCACAGGCCTACGTCATAATCGAGGCCATACCCCAGTGACCACCGGCGCCACGGCAGTGAACAAGAAATCCAAGAAATCCGACGAAAAGGTCGACTGGATCGCGGAAATCCGCGGCCTTGCCCTAATGCTGCTGGCGGTCTTCGCCTTCCACAGCTTCATTGCCAAACCCTTCTACATCCCGTCGGAATCGATGATGCCCAACCTGCTGGTCGGCGACCGGCTGGTGGTGAGCAAATATCCCTACGGCTGGAACTGGAGCTCGATCAGCTTCCACTTGGCCCCGCGCGGTGATTGGCGTGTTGCCGGATCGACGCCGGAATATGGCGATATCGTCATTCCCGTGCATCCGCAACGCGACGAGGATTACATCAAGCGCGTCGTCGCCCTCCCCGGCGATCGCATTGCGGTCAGCAATGGCCAGATCATCCTCAACGGTACGCCGGTGGAACAGAAGGTCGAACCGGCTATCGATCTGCCGCTCGATGCCAATTCGCGCTGCGACGGGTTCGGCTTCGACGATTTCCGGGCGAGCGAAGACGGCAAGCGCGTGTGCCGCGTACCCGTCCTACGCGAAACGCTGCCCAACGGGGCGACCTATCTAGTCATCGATCACCAAAACCAGGCACTCGACAATTTCGCCGAGATCACGGTTCCTGAGGATCACGTTTTCGTGATGGGCGACAATCGCGATCATTCGGCAGACAGCCGCGAACTCGATCATCCGCGCGGCCTGCTGGGACCCATTCCGCTGGAAAATATCGGCGGACGTGCCGAATTCATCACCTTTTCGCTCGACGGGACAACCTCGCTCAACCCCATTAGCTGGTGGACGAGTCTGCGCGAAGGCCGTGCCTGGTCGACCCTGCGCCCTGCCGTCGCGGAACGAAATCCCGGCTCCGAACGCTAG
- the acpS gene encoding holo-ACP synthase — MIIGLGSDLCNIERIQNSLDRFGERFENRVFTDIERAKARRRPFTIAGTYAKRFAAKEAFSKAVGTGFRRGVFMRDIGVVNARSGAPTLALTGGAAIVLAEMVPHGHEARIHLTLTDDHPWAQAYVIIEAIPQ; from the coding sequence ATGATCATCGGCCTTGGCTCCGACCTCTGCAATATCGAGCGAATCCAGAACTCTCTGGATCGTTTCGGCGAGCGTTTCGAGAACCGCGTCTTTACCGACATCGAACGCGCCAAGGCGCGGCGGCGCCCGTTTACCATCGCTGGCACCTATGCCAAGCGGTTCGCCGCCAAGGAGGCGTTCTCCAAGGCGGTGGGTACCGGGTTTCGCCGCGGCGTGTTCATGAGGGATATCGGCGTGGTCAACGCCCGGTCCGGCGCGCCAACGCTGGCGCTGACCGGCGGCGCGGCAATCGTGCTTGCGGAAATGGTGCCGCACGGCCATGAGGCCCGTATTCATCTCACCCTCACCGACGACCATCCATGGGCACAGGCCTACGTCATAATCGAGGCCATACCCCAGTGA
- a CDS encoding pyridoxine 5'-phosphate synthase produces MSTPLRLGVNIDHVATIRNARGGDHPDPVRAAEIVAAVGGDGITAHLREDRRHIRDADLERIQAATDLPLNLEMAATEEMLAIALAHKPHAACIVPEKREERTTEGGLDAAGLHNTLAPIVWKLRDNGIRVSLFIEAHERQLEAAGQLGVPVVEFHTGEYAHAGLDGDSAREQREIERIAAMSKLARDMGIEPHAGHGLTYENVTPIAAIPELAELNIGHYLVGEAVFVGLETAVRRMRQLMDEAR; encoded by the coding sequence TTGAGCACGCCCCTTCGCCTGGGGGTCAATATCGACCACGTCGCCACCATCCGCAACGCGCGCGGAGGCGATCATCCCGATCCGGTGCGGGCGGCGGAAATCGTGGCCGCGGTGGGCGGCGATGGCATCACCGCGCATCTGCGCGAAGACCGTCGACATATCCGCGATGCCGATCTCGAGCGCATTCAGGCCGCGACCGACCTCCCGCTCAACCTCGAAATGGCGGCGACCGAGGAAATGCTGGCCATTGCCCTGGCCCACAAACCGCACGCCGCCTGTATCGTGCCCGAAAAGCGCGAGGAGCGGACCACCGAGGGCGGGCTGGATGCGGCGGGCCTGCACAATACGCTCGCGCCCATTGTGTGGAAACTGCGCGACAATGGCATTCGCGTGAGCCTGTTCATCGAGGCCCACGAACGCCAGCTCGAGGCCGCCGGGCAACTTGGCGTGCCGGTCGTGGAATTCCACACCGGTGAATACGCCCATGCCGGGCTCGACGGGGATAGCGCGCGCGAGCAGCGCGAGATCGAGCGTATCGCCGCCATGTCGAAGCTCGCCCGAGATATGGGCATCGAACCGCATGCCGGGCACGGCCTCACCTATGAGAACGTCACACCGATTGCCGCCATCCCCGAACTGGCCGAGCTCAATATCGGTCACTACCTGGTTGGCGAAGCGGTCTTCGTGGGGCTGGAAACGGCGGTCCGGCGGATGCGCCAGCTTATGGACGAGGCACGGTGA
- the pyrE gene encoding orotate phosphoribosyltransferase, which yields MTEEEILSEFRASEALLEGHFMLSSGRHSGHYLQCARVLMNPERAGRLAFALAQKIPRDIRSRIDVVVSPAMGGIIIGQEMGRALGKDAMFLERPEGEFHLRRGFRLEPGAKVLMVEDVVTTGLSSREAIAAIGREGGEVIAEVALVDRSNGSADLGVPFFPLVEITFPTYAEDELPEDLAAIEVTKPGSRKA from the coding sequence ATGACAGAAGAAGAAATCCTCTCCGAATTTCGCGCCAGCGAAGCCCTGCTCGAAGGCCATTTCATGCTTTCCAGCGGACGACACAGCGGACACTATCTACAATGCGCGCGCGTATTGATGAACCCCGAGCGTGCCGGTCGATTGGCCTTCGCCCTCGCGCAGAAGATCCCGCGCGACATCCGCAGCCGGATCGATGTCGTCGTCAGCCCGGCCATGGGCGGCATCATCATCGGTCAGGAAATGGGCCGCGCGCTGGGCAAGGATGCCATGTTTCTCGAACGGCCCGAGGGCGAATTCCACTTGCGTCGCGGTTTTCGACTCGAACCCGGCGCCAAAGTTCTGATGGTGGAAGACGTGGTGACCACGGGCCTTTCAAGCCGCGAGGCTATTGCGGCTATCGGGCGCGAAGGCGGCGAAGTCATTGCCGAAGTAGCCCTCGTCGACCGCAGCAATGGTTCCGCCGATCTCGGCGTTCCTTTCTTCCCGTTGGTCGAGATCACTTTCCCCACCTATGCCGAGGATGAGTTGCCCGAAGATCTGGCGGCCATCGAAGTGACCAAGCCCGGGAGCCGCAAGGCTTGA
- the coxB gene encoding cytochrome c oxidase subunit II, which yields MKILGSLNGFHRIVASLAMAAMLAFGAQGAMAQDAAEATATEQLEQIDPAEAADVADPDAVAAGSGAYTPMQPTEGKGMPVAGGIDVQQQFSPIGHQANSLHIGLVWVMVLISLFVLALFVYVILRFNKRANPVPSKTSHNTMIEVIWTVVPALILLGIAVPSIGLLSAQYKSPPKDAITVKAIGYQWYWGYAYPDNGDFEIVSNMLTKEEAEARGEPHQLAVDNRMVVPAGVPIRFQTTAADVIHSFAVPSLWFKLDAVPGRLNEKLLMIEEPGVYYGQCSELCGARHGYMPIAIEALPMDQYNAWVLAQGGTIAGADEVGMEADPSAVPLQDPESAAPGAAGAGAPPVAPTA from the coding sequence ATGAAAATTCTCGGCTCCCTCAACGGGTTCCACCGGATTGTCGCCAGCCTGGCGATGGCGGCGATGCTGGCTTTCGGCGCGCAGGGTGCAATGGCGCAAGATGCCGCCGAAGCGACCGCGACCGAACAACTCGAACAGATCGATCCCGCCGAAGCGGCCGATGTGGCCGATCCCGATGCGGTCGCTGCGGGTTCGGGGGCTTACACGCCGATGCAGCCCACCGAAGGCAAGGGCATGCCGGTTGCCGGCGGTATCGATGTGCAGCAGCAGTTCTCGCCGATCGGCCATCAGGCCAATTCGCTCCATATCGGGCTTGTCTGGGTGATGGTGCTGATCAGCCTCTTCGTGCTGGCATTGTTCGTTTATGTCATCCTGCGCTTCAACAAGCGTGCCAATCCGGTGCCTTCGAAGACCAGCCACAACACGATGATCGAGGTTATCTGGACGGTCGTCCCGGCGCTGATCCTGCTCGGTATCGCCGTGCCCTCGATCGGCCTGCTCAGCGCGCAGTACAAGTCGCCCCCCAAGGATGCGATCACCGTCAAGGCGATCGGCTATCAGTGGTACTGGGGTTATGCCTATCCAGACAATGGCGATTTCGAGATCGTCTCGAACATGCTGACCAAGGAAGAAGCGGAAGCGCGCGGCGAACCGCATCAGCTTGCGGTCGACAACCGCATGGTCGTTCCCGCCGGTGTGCCGATCCGCTTCCAGACCACCGCAGCCGACGTCATTCACTCGTTCGCCGTGCCCAGCCTGTGGTTCAAGCTCGACGCGGTCCCCGGTCGGCTGAACGAAAAGCTCCTTATGATCGAAGAGCCGGGCGTCTATTACGGCCAGTGCTCGGAACTGTGCGGCGCCCGCCACGGCTACATGCCGATCGCGATCGAGGCGCTGCCGATGGATCAGTACAACGCCTGGGTTCTGGCGCAGGGCGGCACGATCGCCGGTGCCGACGAAGTTGGCATGGAGGCCGATCCGTCGGCTGTTCCGCTTCAGGATCCCGAAAGCGCTGCGCCTGGCGCAGCAGGTGCGGGCGCTCCCCCCGTCGCCCCCACCGCATAA